CATGGTCTGAGCCCGATCGTCGCCGGGCTCCCATCCGGACGCATCCCGCTACCTAGGGGGTTGCGACGCCAGAGCGGCCGGCCGCCCGAAGGGCTGCCCGTCTAGGCGAAGCCCGTCGGCAGGTCCGGCGAAGGGGAGGGGGGAGGAAATCTGGCGAGCAGAGGCAGAACGGCCATCGATCCAAGCGTCTGCGTTACCACCAGGAGAACAGAAAGATGTTCGGATCCTTCAGGCGCCGACGGGCGCCCCGTGCGCGCACAACCTGCGATGCGGCCCGCGAGACGGCGGCGAAGGGGGCCCGCCCTGGCCCACCGGCCGTCGCTGCCGCGCGGGAGTATTTCTGGGATCGCGACGCCATCTCGTTCGATCCGCTCGAGACCGTCTTTGTGCGGGATGGTGCAGGCGTGCGGGTGCGAGCATGGGTCCATATTCCGCCGGACCGACTGTCGCCGGCAGACCGGGTCAGCATCGATCTGAGCGCACGCGCTTTCGCCGACGAGCCGCTTCTGGCCCGCATCTTCTTCCTCAGCACGTCGTATGGCCTGTCGATCCGTGACATTGCGCCCCTGCTCGACATTGGGCCAGGCGCCGCCCGACGCCTGCTGGTTCGCGCCATCGCCTGTCTGGATGCCGCCCGTCTCGGGGACGTGGGGGACGCGGAACGACAAGAGTGACCATCAAGACGACTTTTCCCCCGGTAAGCCGGGATGAGCTTGCGGCCCGGGGGCAGAACCTCGTCCGCGCGCTGGGCGGTGCCTGGCATGTCGATCGGGGAATGTGTCGCTGCCCGGCCCATCTCGACCGGACACCGAGCCTGTCGGTTCGCGTGGGCGAGACGGCTTTGCTGTTCAAATGTTTTGCCGGGTGCGCGACCGGCGCTGTCTTGCGGTCGCTCGACCGGATCGACCCGCGGGCGCTCCGCGCGCGGGCGATCGTCCCACATCGGCCGGCAGGATCGCCTTGGTCTGAAGAACGCATTGCGACATTGTGGCGGGAGGCGTCCGCGATGTCCGGCACGCCGGCCGAGCGATATCTGGTCGCGCGCGGCATCGATCAGGAGTCGGTGGCGCTGCGCTACGCCGCCCGTGTGCCCGTAAGGCTGGACCGTGAACTTCACTTTCGGCCGGCAATGCTGGCCGCCGTTTGCGAGGGCTCTCGCATCGTGGCCCTTCAGCGAAGCTTCCTTGATCTCGGGCGAACCACGCTCGCGCGAGACCTTGCCCAGCCGCGGCGTATGTTGGGCAAGCCCGGCCAAGGTGCGGTCATGCTGGCGAGCGCGGGCCCCATATTAGGCTTGGCCGAAGGCATCGAAACCGCACTTTCGGCCATGCAACTCCTTGGCATTCCGGTCTGGGCGACGCTTGGCGCCGAACGGCTTGCAAGGATCCGCCTCCCGGCAAGGCTCGAGCGGCTCGTCCTGTTGCCGGACACCGATCCCGCGGGCGTGGCGGCGTGCCAGCGTGCGATCACCGCTTATGCCGGCCGAACTCCTAGCGTCGAGGTACGCATGCCGCCGCCGCCAGCAAAGGACTGGAACGACGCGCTGCCCACGTGGTCAACCGGCGCAGGTGGAGATTGAACGGCGCACATAGCGTCTCTGCCTCGAAATCGGCTCCGCTTCGTTTCCTGCTGCATGACCCATCACAAACTCACGCTTCCCAGCAAAGAATGCGTCGTCTGCCGACGCCCCTTTGCTTGGCGGAAGAAATGGTCACGCGACTGGGCGCAGGTGAAATTCTGCTCGGATCACTGCCGCGAAAGCGCGAAGCGAACCGGCGAATGAGCATGGCCCGGAGACCGGGCCTGCGCCTGCGGGCGCGCCTCTTCCGATTGCGGCCGATCGTGCCGGTTCTTGCGGAACGGCGATGCACGATGACGCAGCCTCGACTAGATCGTGCCGATGATCGGCTTGTTTTTCGTTGCTGCCACCACGCTTGAGGGACCGATCCGCGTTGTCGATGGGGATACGATCCGTGCCGGATCGGAACGCATCCGACTGCTCGGCATCGACGCCCCCGACGATCCCCATAACGGTCGCTGCCGGCCGGTGCCGAAGCCGCGCGCCATTTGCGACAAAGCACGCTCGAGCGAGGCGACGACGTCTCTTCGGGCGGCCATGACGCCGCGGCTCGAGATCGAGCGGGTCGGCCGCGATCGTTATGGTCGCACCCTCGCCATCGTCTGGTCCACGCGGGCGAATCTCAGTTGCTGGCAGCTCCGCCGCCGTCAGGCCGTCTATCATGCCGAATGGGATGATGGCCGGCGTGTCGCCCGCGCTTGCCCGGAGGTCGTGCGGTGATCTCCGATCGCGAGCTTTGGGCCTGCGCGGCAGAGATAGTGCGGCAATATGGCGCGCATGCGATCGATCATGCCTCAAGCCGCGCGGCCGACTTGGCGAGAGCCGGCGATGAAGGAGGCGTCAGGGCCTGGGTCTCGATCGCCGACCGGATCGGGCAGCTGACCGATCTGCCCGGCGAGGGAGACCGGCCGAACTGAAGAGCTGGCCTCTTGGGGCACCGGCGATTGCGTATTTTCGACTATCGTCCGTCTTGAATGTTCTGCAAATGTTCCCAGATGACGACATCCGTCTCCCGAGGTTTCATATGGACGCCATCATCGCCCCGCCAATACCGGCACCGAACCCCGATGCGCCCGAGGACCGGCGCGCGCGGGCCGCCGCCGCGTGGCAGGCCGCGTTCGATCCCGACCATCTGATCGATCAGCGGGCGATTGCGGGCGCGGCGGCGCAGGCCCCGCTCTCCGATCGGGACGGGTGTCCGCAATTTGACCCCGTCGCCTTCGCCGATCTGGTCACCTTCATCGCGGAAATGCCGTTCTGATGCTCGATCTCTTCGACGCGCCGGTCGTGCCGGGTATCACGTCGCGGGCGGATGTTGTGACATGCGCCGAGGAGCAAGCCCTGATCGCGGCGATCGATGGCCAGGCGCTCACGCCTTTCCGGTTCCAGGGCCATACCGGCAAGCGACTGACCCACAGCTTCGGCTGGAGTTATGATTTCGAGACCGCGCAACTGGGCCGCGCTGCGCCCATGCCGGCTTGGCTCGCCGAGTTGCGCGACCGAATGGCCGTCTTTGCCGAGCTGGCGCCGACCGAGCTCGTTCAGGCGCTGCTGATCCGCTATGATGTGGGAGCGGGGATCGGCTGGCACCGCGATCGACCGCTCTTCGAGCATGTGGTGGGATTGTCGCTCGGTGCACCGGCGACATTGCGGCTGAGGCGTCGCGTCGGCGATCGCTGGCTGAGGACGGCGCTGCCTCTTCCGGCACGAGGCGCCTACCATCTGTCCGGTGAAGCGCGGCACGCCTGGGAGCATAGTATCGTCGAGATGGCCGAGACACGGCATTCCATCACGTTCCGAACCTTGTCGGATAAGGGGCACAGGCTCGCTCGCTCGACCCTGTGAGAGGGGTATCATCCCTGGTCGTCGATCCAATGCTGGAGTGCGTCGGTATGGGCTTCGCGCGCCTTGCGTACGCGTAATTCGGCCGTCTTTCTATCGCGTTGATGGCGAGTATTAAGATCCCGTCTCGTGCGTTCAAGCGCCTGCTCGCGCTCGCGCAACGCAGCCTCCTCCTGCGCTTGCGCGGCGACCAATGCCTCCAGACCTTGCTCGGCGCGGTCCAGCGCGGCGCGCGATGGACGTGGCTTGGACCGGGGCCGCGGCTTGGACTTCGGCGTCTTCTTTGACGATGCGCGGGCTTCCTCCCCCTGCGATCCGCCCCGTTTCGCCTTTCGATCGGAAGATCTGCGCCCGGGCCGCTTGGGACTGGGCGCGGCGGCGGGAAGGGCGGCCAACTGCTCCTCCGCAGATCCGCGCAGACGTTTGATCACCTGGCCGGGAGACGCGAGTGGTTCTGCGGTCAGCGCGTCGTCCGTGACCAATTCCGCGATCCCGCGCGCGAAAAGGTCCGCGTCGCTGCCCCAGGCCTCGAGCGCCGCTCTGCGGCTCGACGCCGCGACATAAGCATCGTGAAAGCCGATCGGAGTCCGGAAGACCTTGAGCTTGCGCTTTGCCGCCATGGCAACGTCTTAGCGTGCTGCGGTGCGGACGCCATGGACAAGCGATCAAGCTGCCGCAGCTTTCCCGGAATAAGGCCGTACCGCAAGCGACTGGTCGTCGCTGCCGTCTGGCGAAACCCCGCGAAAGTCCCGGTCATCCTCGACGCGATAGCAAGCCGCCCGATCATGGTTCGGCCAGAAAGCCAGCGTCTCTTGCCGGTGCCGGCCACAGAGCCGATCGGACAGATGCCATGACGCGGCGGCTGCATATATCGCTTTCTGGGAGCGTTGCATCCAGCCACGCCATGCGCGGCTTGTTCAGCGAAGCCTGGTCAACTGACGAGTTCCTTGAGCACTTTGCCGGGCCTGAATTTGGCCCGGGCCACTGAGCCGATGCTGATCGGCGCTCCAGTCCTCGGATCCCGGCCCGCAGAAGGTTTGCGATGGGAGATTGAGAACGCTCCGAAACCCACGAGACGAACCTCTTCTCCTTTCGCAATCGTCTCGGCGATCTTGCCAAGAAAGGTTTCTACAATTTCCGCAGTTTCCTGGCGATTTATCCCGGTCCCTGAAGAAATTTCCGCAATAAGCTGATGCTTGTTCATACACGAACTCCACAAATGCAGGCCATTTCACCGATCGCAACCGCGATCCTGGATACTAACATTGCGCGAGTTTGTCTGGCTGCTTCAAGATTGAAACAATCTATAGGGTGCCTGTCAGGCGTATGCGGTTTCTGAGCTCAACCGCTTGCTGGTTCAGCCACGAGGGCCAAGATCGGGGCAAGACCGACAAGGCAGGATCGAGGCGACGATCAGCGCATACGGCGCGACGGCAAGGCGTTGTGGTGCCCTGCCGATTGCCCTGGCAACACCGCCGGGCTGGGATACGCTCTGTTTGGATGCGTGTCGGGCAGCAGCGTGCAGCGACTGCGCCGGATATGCGAAGGGCCGCCCCTCGCAGGACGGCCCCTCCATTGTCTACCGAACGCGGTCAGTTCAGGCGAGCCGCGGCCCCGCGGTGGAGGCCATGCTCAGACGTTCTGCCGTGGACGGCATATGACAATGAGACATTCGACCACCTCCTTTCCGTTGTTGACGATGAACAGGATGTGGGAGGCGTCGTCTGTCTTTCAAGCAGGCTAAACCTCTAAATTTCCAGCGGGACTTCGACAGAGACGGTGGGCTGGTCGTCGCCCCTGTCGGTCAGGCCGGGACAAGGACCAGGATCAGCGGCATCTACCCCGCCTCGCGCCGATCCGCGTGGGCGGCAGAAGAGACGAGGTCTCCCGAGTTGCAAACATGACCGGGCGAAATGAGCATCGGCGTCACGCGCCACGCTCGACGTCAGGACGCGACAAGCGCCTCCAGTGTCGCCGAGACGGTTGCGCGCAGAGCTGGCTGCCGCGTCACTTCGAGCATGGAGGCGAGGCTGCGGCGCGCTCCCGCGACGTCATGATCGACAAGCTCGAGCCTCGCCCGCTGCCACCATGCCTGCCCATATTCCGGTGCGAAGACATTGATCCTCCGATAAAGGTCCAACGCCCGACTGCCCATGCCGGCCTCTTCCGCCCGCGTGGCCTGATTGAGGATCAGTCGCGCCAGGATCGCCCTGTTGGGCATCGCCGCGACCTCCACGACATCGGACTTGGGGGGTGTCGAAGACGCCGAGACCAGAGTGAAAAGCTGGTCCGGTTCAACGAGCACGCCGCCGCGAAACGGGTCGATCACGACCGAGTCATCCGAATCCCCGACCAGTACCAGCACATGCCCCGGCACATCCAGCATGCTGGCTATCCACCCCAGGCGCCGCGCTGCGGCAACGTACAGGATCGACAGGCTGACAGGCAGGCCTCGGCGCCGGTCGATCACCCGGATCAGATCGGCATTGGCCGGATCGTCATATGTATCACGATCGCCGACCAGATCGAACTCGCCATTCAGCACAAGCGAGAGTGCGTCGGCGCGATCATGGGCCGTCACCGCATCGGGCGCCACCGCGCGCAATCGCAGCGCGATCTCGCCTATGAAAGCCTGATAGGGCTCGAGGTCCGTTTCCGGATGATCGAGCGCAGCGAGCGCCAACGCGGCTTCATCGAGGATGATGGTCTCTTCATCGACGAGACCAAGTCGCATCAGATTGTCGTCCATCGCGATCATATAAGGGCTCAGTGCGCGATCGCAATTTCGCCCGCCGAGCGATCGCCATTCTTATGGTCCGGCCACCAACATCTGTGCTTCATCGCCGGGAAAAGGGCTCGGATCGCCAATCGTCGCGATCGCCAATCTGGCGAAGGCGTCACAAATCTGTACGTGCTTCTGGGGACAGTCCGTGGATAACACCCAATCGGGCTTGAGCGATGTTCTCTCTATGTTCATTACGAGCCATGGTCGATTCGTCCCATGATGCGGAGGAGGGCGCTGAGCATTCCGACCGGCTTGGACGGGCCTTTCAGATGCGCGTCGACATTGCGGTTGCCCTGGCGCTCGTGCCGAGCCGGCTGCGTCGCAGCCTCGGCGACCGCAACGCGGCCAAGGCCCAGGCTGCACGCGCAGAGATCGTCGAACGGATCGCAGCGGCCATCGAGCGCCGCTTTCGCATATCCTGGATCGGGAGCAACGATGGGACAGCCAATGCCCGCGCGCTGGATCGTGCGGCACCATTGTTCGGCGGACCACAGCCAGGCGATGCGGCCGAACCGAGCCAGCAGCAACGATTGACTTCGCCGGCCTCTGTGATGGAACATAAAGAGAACATTTGAGTCGTAAGGCGTCCATGTTGAATCTATCATCTTCGCGGTCGAACCGTATTCAGGCGCTGCGGGCCGAGGTGCAGGCACTCGTTCCCGGCGGAAGGCCTGGTGCCGCCAGACTGGGCTTCGCCGTCGATGCGATAGATTGTCGGCTGGCGGGCGGCGGGCTCGCCCGTGCCGCTTTGCATGAGGTGGCCGGCGCATCGCCGGCTTATGGCGACGACGCCGCAGCAAGCCTGTTTGTCGCCGGGATCGCCGCGCGATCCTCACAGGCGGCATCGGTTCTGTGGGTGATGGCACGGACCGACCTGTTCGCACCGGGACTCTCGCAGGCCGGGCTCAAGCCGGATCGCCTGATGCAGGTCGAGGCACGCACCGACCAGGAGACGCTCGCCGTCGTCGAGGAGGGACTGCGCCATGGTGCTTTGTCCGCAGTCATCGGCGAAGTTGGCGCGATCGGACTCACCGCGACCCGCAGGCTTCAGCTGGCGGCGGAAGAAGGGGGCACGATGGCGCTCCTGCTCCGCCGCTGGCGACGTACCGGGCGGGACCCCATCGTCGAACCCTCCGCCGCCGTCACACGGTGGCGGATCGGGTGCGCGCCCTCGACCCCGCTTCCCGTCGCCGGCGTCGGCCGACCGCAATGGCATGTCGGACTGGTTCGCCAGCGAGGCGGGGATCCCAATTTCTGGATCATGGAGGGGTGCGATGCGCAGGGTTGCCTCGCTCTTCCTGCCGAGTCTCGCGACCGATCGGCTTCGGCGGATCGACGCGGGAAACGGCAGGCCGCCTGATCGCGGAATTGCTCCATTTCTCGATCCCGGGCTGTCGCCTGGCCCGGATGACGCATTTGCCTGCTCCTGTCCGCGTGGCGCCGGCTGGCGGCCCGGCGCGCGCTGGGCCCAGACCGACGGCGCCGGCGCCGCCATGCGCTCGCGTGAAGAGGCGATCGAGAGCCTGCCTGTCCATCAGCGCCCGAGCCCACGCGAACTCGGACGGCGGTCCGAGCCGGCCGATCATCCCTTCAAGGCGATGCGGACCGACGACGGCGGTCGTGCCTCCCTGCGTTCGCGGATCAGCACCGCTGCAGGAACGCTCCGCCCGCTGGTGACGGCCATCCAGGATCGCCAGAAGGTCGTCATTGCCGCGGCCGATGCGGGTGCGCTCGCTCAGGGCCTGGTGCCCGGCATGGCGCTGACCCAGGCGCGAGCGCTCGTGCCCGATCTCGACGTGCGCGATGCCGCGCCCGCTGCCGACCGCGCTCTGCTGGATCGCCTGGCGATGCTGGCCATGCGCCGATGGACACCGACCGCGATGCTCGACGAGGATCATGGCCTATTGCTGGACCTGACCGGCGTCAGCCACCTCCATGGCGGCGAGGAGCGCATGGGCAGGCGGCTTCTCCATGTCTGTGCGCGCCTCGGGCTTGAGGCGCGGCTGGCCATCGCCGGTTCGATCGGCGCCGCCCACGCTTTGGCTCGCCATGGCGCACGCGCGCTCATCCTGTGCGAACCATGTGGCGAGCCGACTGCGATTGCCGCACTGCCGATCGCAGCGCTCCGCTTGGATGCCCGCCAGCGCGATGCGGCCCGCCGGCTCGGGCTCGATCGCGTCGGGGACATCCTCGCCATGCCGCGCGCTCCCTTGGCCAAAAGGTTTGGCGCCTCCTTTCTGGACCGGCTCGACCAGGCAATCGGGCGGGTGCCCGAGCCGTTCGACGCGATCACGCCGTTCGTCGTCCCTCGGGTTGAGATGCGCTTCCCCGAGCCGATCGCCGCGGCGGGATCGGTGGCCGCCGCCATGGCCGAGCTCGTCGGACGACTGTCGACGCAGCTGCGCGATCGGGGGCTCGGTGTCCGGGTCCTCCGTCTTTCCTGCGACCGGGTGGACCGGGTTGACCAGATCATCACGGTCGGGCTGGCGCGGGCAACGCGAGACGTGCGCCATATGCTGCGATTGCTCGAAATGCGGATCGAGACGATCGATCCCGGCTTCGGCATCGACGCGATGCAACTGACGGCAGTGCGCAGCGAGCCGGTCGCGCCCGCTCATGTCGACGGGGATCTCAGCGGCGAGGAGGTCGTGCCGGACGTTGCGACCCTGGTCGATCAGATCACGGCGCGGCTGGGGCGGCGCGCCATCTTCCGCTCCGGTGCGATCGAAAGTCATGTGCCCGAACGGTCGGTGCGCCTGCTGGCCCCGACCGAATCCCCCGTCGACTGGCCAATGCGCTGGCCGCGGCCCGTCCGGATTCTCCGGCGACCCGAGCAACTCGACGGCGTGATCGCGTTGCTGCCAGACCAGCCCCCGCGGCGCTTTTCCTGGCGGGGCGACGCGCATGTCGTGGTGTGCGCCGACGGGCCCGAGCGCATCGTCGGGGAATGGTGGAAGCGCACGCGCGAAGCGTATTCGGTTCGCGACTATTTCCGGCTCGAGGACGTGAACGGCCAGCGTTTCTGGGTCTTCCGGCGCGGCGACGGGCAGAACCCGCTCACCGGCGACCTGTCCTGGCACATGCATGGGTTTTTCGGATGAGCGGCTATGCCGAGCTTCAGGTCACGACCCATTTCTCGTTCCTGCGCGGTGCGTCCTCTTGCGAGGAATTGTTCGCGGCCGCCGCCATGCTAGACGTGCCCGCCTTGGGGGTCGTCGATCGCAATTCGGTCGCGGGCATGGTACGCGCCTGGGAGGCGTCGAAAGCCACGGGCGTTCGTCTGGTTCCAGGCTGCCGGCTCGATCTGGCCTGTGGAACAAGCTTGCTCGTTTATCCGACCGATCGGCCGGCCTGGTCGCGGCTGACGCGATTGCTCACGGTCGGCAAGGCACGCGCCGGCAAGGGGGCATGCGCGCTGCAGTGGGACGATGTCGCCGCCTGGAGCGACGGCCTGATAGCGATCCTCGTGCCCGATATGCCCGATGTCGTGACGGCCGCGGCTCTGGTGCGCATGCGGGATATCTTCGCAGATCGCGCTTATCTCGCACTGACATGGCGGCGTCGTGCCGACGATGCGCTGCGCATCCATCATCTATCGGTCCAGGCGGAGCAGGTCGGTATGCGTTGCGTCGCGACACGCGATGTCCTGTATCATTCGCCCGAGCGACGCCTGCTCCAGGATGTGGTGACCGCGATCCGCGAGAAGAGCACGATCGATGCGCTCGGCTTTCGGCGCGAGTCCTGTTCGGACCGGCATCTGACTTCGCGCAGCGAGATGGAACGCCTGTTCGCAGACTATCCCGATGCCCTGGCCGCCAGCGGCGACATCGTCGCCGCCTGCCACTTCGACCTCGGACAATTGCGCTATCAATATCCGCAAGAGGTGCGTCCGGGATCAAGCCCGCAGCAGACGCTCGAGGAGCTGACGGCGTCTGCCTGCGAGCGCATGTTTCCCGGTGGCGTGCCGACCGCCTACGCCGCCCAGATCGCCCATGAGCTGCGCCTGATCGACAGTCTGGCGTACGCTCCTTACTTCCTGACCGTGAACAGCATCGTCGCCGAGGCGCGACGACGCGGCATCCTCTGTCAGGGACGCGGGTCGGCCGCCAATAGCTGCGTGTGCTTCGTCCTCGGCATCACCTCGATCGACCCGATCCGGCATGAACTGCTGTTCGAGCGCTTTGTCTCGGGCGAGCGCAAGGAGCCGCCCGACATCGATGTCGATTTCGAACATGAGCGGCGCGAGGAAGTGATCCAGTGGATCTACGAGACCTATGGGCGCGATCATTCCGCATTGACCGCGGTCGTGACCCGCTATCGCGCCCGCGGCGCGGTCCGCGAGGTGGGCAAGGCGCTCGGGCTGCCCGAAGACATGACCGGATCGCTCGCCGGCCTCGTCTGGGGCTGGAGCGAGGAAGGGGTCGGGGAGAAAGAGGTCGCCCAACTCAATCTCGACATGTCGAACGAGCGCCTCCAACTGACCCTCGATCTCGCGCGGCAGTTGATCGGCACGCCCCGACATCTGTCCCAGCATCCCGGTGGCTTCGTGCTGACGAGCGATCGTCTCGACGAACTCGTGCCGATCGAACCCGCCGCCATGGAAGACCGCCAGGTGATCGAATGGGACAAGGACGATATCGATGCGTTGAGTTTCATGAAGGTCGATGTGCTCGGGCTCGGCATGCTCGGCTGCATGCGCCGGGCCTTCGCGATGCTGGCGGCCGACAAGGGCGTTCATCTCGAAATGGCCTCGCCCGAATTGCAGGTCGATGATCCAGCGACCTTCGCGATGATCCAGAAGGCGGACACGCTGGGGACCTTCCAGATCGAGAGCCGCGCCCAGATGTCGATGCTGCCGCGGATGAAGCCGACCAAATTCTACGACCTTGTGATCGAGGTCGCGATCGTGCGTCCCGGCCCCATCCAAGGCGACATGGTCCACCCTTATCTGCGCCGACGGGAGGGCAAGGAGACGGCGGACTATCCAAAGCCCGAACTGCGCGCCGTGCTCGAAAAGACGTTAGGCGTACCGCTCTTCCAGGAGCAGGCCATGAAGGTCGCGATCGTCGGTGCCGGCTTCACCGCTGCCGAGGCCGACCAGCTGCGGCGCGCGATGGCGACCTTCAAATTCACAGGCGGCGTCAGCCATTTCTACGACAAGCTCGTCGAGGGCATGGTGGCACGCGGCTACCCCCGCGATTTCGCCGAACGCACTTTCAAGCAAATCGAAGGCTTCGGTTCCTATGGTTTCCCCGAAAGCCACGCCGCCAGCTTTGCCAAGATCGCTTATGCGAGCGCTTATGTGAAGTGCCATTATCCAGACGTCTTCTGCGCGGCGCTTTTGAATTCCCAGCCCATGGGCTTTTACGCACCCGCCCAGATCGTGCGCGATGCCCAGGCCCATGGGGTTGAGGTCAGGCCGCCGTGCATCAACGCGTCTCGCTGGGATTGTACGCTGGAGCGGACCGGCAAGCGTTTCCTCGCGGTCCGCCTCGGCCTGCGCATGGCGCGCGGCCTGTCCAACGTGCATGTCGCCGCCATCGTCGGCGCGCGCGGAGATCGTCCTTATACCGATATCGACGAGGTCTGGCGCCGCTCCGGCGTCCCTCCCGCTGCAATAGAGAAGCTCGCCGATGCCGACGCCTTTCACGGGCTCGCTCATGACCGGCGCCAGGCTCTGTGGAAGGTGAGGGGGCTGGGCGAGGCGCCACTGCCTTTGTTTGCCGCCGCGGACGCGCGCGCCAAGGCCTGGTCGGCAGAGGCCATCGAAGACGCGGTCAACCTCCGTCCGCTGACCGAGGGCCGTGAGGTCGTCGAGGATTATCGGACGATCCAATTGTCGCTTCGCCGCCATCCACTCGCCTTTCTGCGCGACGATCTGCGACGACGCGGCGTCGCCAGCGCCGCCGATCTTGAGCACATCCGGGACGGCCGGCGGGTCGAGGTGGCCGGGATCATTCTCGTTCGCCAAAAGCCGGGTTCGGCCAAGGGCGTCCTGTTCATCACGATCGAGGACGAGACCGGAACGGCGCAGGGAATCCTCTGGCCGGATCGCTTCGAAGCGCAACGGCGGACTGTTCTGTCGTCGGCCATGATCGGCATGCGCGGCATCGTGCAGAAAGAAGGGATCGTCACCCACGTCATCATCGAAAAGATCGTCGATTACACCCCGCTCCTGCGCTCGATCGGGGTCATGGCCTTCCTACACCGGCCAAGCCCGGGAGATGGTGCAACCGGCGGCGGGGGTCCCGATCCACGCGATCCGACGTGGCCGCGACCGCACGAAGGCTATTACAAACCTTTTGCCGAGGGCGCAGATCCGGAAACGATCAGCGTCAAGACAAGGGATTTCCGCTAGGACCGCCCTCTCACATACGGGTCGGCCGCACGGCCGGGACATCAGGCGGCCGATGTCGCGCTCGCCTTTCTGCCCCGGGCGTGGCCCGGTCGGTCGCGACCATCCTTCGTTTGAAAGGGCGCCGGTCGGAAAGACCGGGCGACGCCCGGAGGACGAATGCTCGCTATGCTGCGGCCGTCCTGCCAACCGGGCTGCCCAGCAACAGCAGCCCGCCCGATTTCATTTGCCTATCAATATGCCTGAAGCAGGATTGCCGAACTCAACCGCCCAGATGCTGCTTGGCCGCGCCGAGTGCGTCGGTCACCGGTTTTTGCGTG
This DNA window, taken from Sphingomonas sp. AP4-R1, encodes the following:
- a CDS encoding error-prone DNA polymerase; this translates as MSGYAELQVTTHFSFLRGASSCEELFAAAAMLDVPALGVVDRNSVAGMVRAWEASKATGVRLVPGCRLDLACGTSLLVYPTDRPAWSRLTRLLTVGKARAGKGACALQWDDVAAWSDGLIAILVPDMPDVVTAAALVRMRDIFADRAYLALTWRRRADDALRIHHLSVQAEQVGMRCVATRDVLYHSPERRLLQDVVTAIREKSTIDALGFRRESCSDRHLTSRSEMERLFADYPDALAASGDIVAACHFDLGQLRYQYPQEVRPGSSPQQTLEELTASACERMFPGGVPTAYAAQIAHELRLIDSLAYAPYFLTVNSIVAEARRRGILCQGRGSAANSCVCFVLGITSIDPIRHELLFERFVSGERKEPPDIDVDFEHERREEVIQWIYETYGRDHSALTAVVTRYRARGAVREVGKALGLPEDMTGSLAGLVWGWSEEGVGEKEVAQLNLDMSNERLQLTLDLARQLIGTPRHLSQHPGGFVLTSDRLDELVPIEPAAMEDRQVIEWDKDDIDALSFMKVDVLGLGMLGCMRRAFAMLAADKGVHLEMASPELQVDDPATFAMIQKADTLGTFQIESRAQMSMLPRMKPTKFYDLVIEVAIVRPGPIQGDMVHPYLRRREGKETADYPKPELRAVLEKTLGVPLFQEQAMKVAIVGAGFTAAEADQLRRAMATFKFTGGVSHFYDKLVEGMVARGYPRDFAERTFKQIEGFGSYGFPESHAASFAKIAYASAYVKCHYPDVFCAALLNSQPMGFYAPAQIVRDAQAHGVEVRPPCINASRWDCTLERTGKRFLAVRLGLRMARGLSNVHVAAIVGARGDRPYTDIDEVWRRSGVPPAAIEKLADADAFHGLAHDRRQALWKVRGLGEAPLPLFAAADARAKAWSAEAIEDAVNLRPLTEGREVVEDYRTIQLSLRRHPLAFLRDDLRRRGVASAADLEHIRDGRRVEVAGIILVRQKPGSAKGVLFITIEDETGTAQGILWPDRFEAQRRTVLSSAMIGMRGIVQKEGIVTHVIIEKIVDYTPLLRSIGVMAFLHRPSPGDGATGGGGPDPRDPTWPRPHEGYYKPFAEGADPETISVKTRDFR